A window of the Polypterus senegalus isolate Bchr_013 chromosome 4, ASM1683550v1, whole genome shotgun sequence genome harbors these coding sequences:
- the LOC120528063 gene encoding gastrula zinc finger protein XlCGF58.1-like yields the protein MEVLPKLSEVSCNKSWLCKETTSHTKTELLSLCSSPSLRDGRNHRSIRVKEEAYDPGYHPKKEMDFDASLLHVNKEVGDLKHEFTAEEDCEQHAPIKAEICQEAFNLSCAFIKKEALGPEFIRRTPDQASALEKRLHNMGFGVDFTKSSNLGRLAGELDKNLSDIKKTEDFVLDSLSWPLSEEVKLKREEDDTKVPITVPSSCLPENGKTIKLESLNYNQEDCSQNRETTRENMDMETNVDQLYGEIHTKEKNIICDKMFKSKYHQKVHTGAATHNIHNRETHFACTQCPKKFKTKYPLHRHQQLHTGERPYCCAECGSAFLTKLALEEHLMLHNGKSLYNCSEWKNEFLNESALTHHQRAHEEESVQLAATEMTHYTCADCGKQFSLQQHYKPHSGQRPYYCDECGKRFITKVRHLKIHMGENLYTCMECAKSFTKKANLHRHQKVHSRESQQDISLEEGNHVSTECSKMFNSRHSLQHHQNIHTGKNGQNMHTKVKRFACTVCGKMFSTSYSFHRHEKIHSGEKPFSCAECGKQFTHRYYLVAHQKIHTRQKLFSCTECGKSFVKESSLQQHLRVHIVKPYCCAECGLQFKFKSKFERHQTIHTGYKPYSCPECGRRFLQKSHLQLHQRFHTGVKKYECPQCGLRFTWQRDVQKHQQIHSEEKPYSCSDCGRSFTQRNQLKSHRRIHSLGQQYDCAECGMRFAVKWGLRQHKKIHAVQSGGCPEIVVGVGYGGSLKYYTTP from the exons ATGGAGGTGCTTCCGAAGCTCTCAGAAGTGAGCTGTAATAAAAGCTGGCTCTGTAAGGAAACAACCAGCCACACTAAGACGGAGCTGTTGTCCTTATGTTCTTCTCCTTCTCTACGAGATGGAAGAAATCACAGATCAATCAGAGTTAAGGAGGAGGCCTACGACCCTGGATATCATCCCAAGAAAGAAATGGACTTTGATGCCAGCTTACTTCATGTTAACAAGGAAGTTGGTGACCTCAAGCATGAATTCACTGCAGAAGAGGACTGTGAACAACATGCCCCCATTAAAGCAGAGATTTGTCAGGAGGCCTTTAACCTCAGCTGTGCTTTCATAAAAAAGGAAGCATTAGGCCCTGAGTTCATTAGAAGAACACCAGACCAGGCTTCTGCTTTAGAGAAAAGGCTCCACAACATGGGGTTTGGTGTCGATTTCACTAAGAGTAGCAATTTAGGAAGGCTGGCTGGGGAACTAGATAAAAACCTTTCTGACATTAAAAAGACAGAAGACTTTGTATTGGATAGTCTCTCTTGGCCCTTATCTG AAGAAGTGAAATTGAAAAGGGAGGAAGATGATACAAAGGTTCCCATCACTGTGCCTTCCAGTTGCTTGCCGGAAAATGGAAAGACTATTAAGTTAGAATCATTAAATTACAATCAAGAGGACTGTTCACAAAACAGAGAAACCACCAGGGAGAATATGGATATGGAAACAAATGTTGACCAACTTTATGGAGAAATTCACACTAAAGAGAAGAATATTATATGTGATAAAATGTTCAAAAGTAAGTACCACCAGAAAGTTCACACAGGTGCGGCAACCCACAACATACACAACAGAGAAACTCACTTTGCCtgcacacagtgcccaaaaaagtttaaaaccaaATACCCCCTTCATCGCCACCAACAACTTCACACCGGTGAGAGGCCTTATTGTTGTGCCGAATGTGGAAGTGCATTCCTAACTAAACTAGCTCTTGAAGAGCACCTGATGTTACACAATGGAAAGAGTTTGTATAACTGCAGTGAGTGGAAAAAcgaatttctaaatgaaagtgCTCTTACACATCACCAGAGAGCTCACGAAGAAGAGAGTGTCCAGTTGGCTGCTACTGAAATGACACATTATACTTGTGCTGATTGTGGAAAACAGTTCTCCCTTCAACAGCATTACAAACCTCACTCAGGACAGAGGCCCTATTATTGTGATGAATGCGGAAAGAGATTCATAACAAAGGTGAGGCATCTTAAGATTCACATGGGAGAAAACCTATATACTTGTATGGAGTGTGCAAAATCATTTACAAAGAAGGCTAATCTTCATCGTCACCAGAAGGTTCACTCTAGAGAGAGCCAGCAAGACATCAGCCTGGAAGAAGGAAATCACGTAAGCACAGAGTGTAGTAAAATGTTTAACAGTAGACATTCCCTTCAGCATCACCAGAACATTCACACTGGAAAGAATGGTCAAAACATGCATACCAAAGTGAAGCGTTTTGCTTGTACTGTATGTGGAAAAATGTTCTCAACCAGTTACTCTTTCCATCGTCATGAAAAGATTCACAGTGGGGAGAAGCCATTTAGCTgtgctgaatgtggcaaacagttcacACACCGTTATTATCTTGTGGCACATCAGAAAATTCATACTAGGCAGAAGCTTTTTTCCTGCACTGAATGTGGAAAGTCATTTGTGAAGGAAAGTTCTCTTCAGCAGCATCTAAGAGTTCATATCGTTAAACCTTACTGCTGTGCAGAATGCGGATTGCAATTCAAATTCAAGAGTAAGTTTGAACGCCACCAGACTATTCATACCGGGTACAAACCTTATTCCTGCCCTGAATGTGGGCGACGTTTTTTACAAAAAAGTCATCTCCAGCTGCACCAGAGGTTTCACACTGGAGTGAAAAAGTATGAATGTCCTCAATGTGGATTGAGATTTACATGGCAGCGGGATGTTCAAAAACACCAGCAAATTCACAGTGAAGAGAAGCCATATTCCTGCAGTGACTGCGGAAGGAGTTTCACACAGAGAAACCAGCTCAAGAGCCACAGGAGGATTCACAGTTTAGGTCAACAGTATGACTGTGCTGAATGTGGAATGAGGTTTGCAGTTAAATGGGGTCTTCGACAGCACAAGAAAATTCATGCTGTGCAAAGCGGAGGCTGCCCGGAAATTGTGGTAGGAGTCGGGTATGGAGGGAGTTTGAAATACTATACGACTCCTTAA
- the LOC120528064 gene encoding gastrula zinc finger protein XlCGF26.1-like, with translation MEYPLTMQEDPKAGRGPVVGTTLKHMYVKLKEEACDWELGEIRPVIIQTWTVKEEVYDPEYKFIKEEAFEQRCLPIKDEILIPTSTNLLCDYSSSRIKCEVPDHVCLPIQGEHSEEEFTPVKKEASGAVPVCIKEESCEYELGCFQIQHHKRGNILKEETSKLVSNLGGSQAADLGSIQLQKKELMEEEEEFYKRDQRVNPVHQPFITQMTWKYCGTDVPKNRIRLTASLSHDREQVFASFELSQHAQLSNSKSINCSLSTSENSTSQPATMNIVSVVPNKRKYTCTHCGKSVADRHSLRQHQGIHTGDKPYCCTVCGKKFTFKTALRSHRWTHSKERPYYCDECGRGFVNRNSLNEHRRVHTGEMPYGCAKCGRRFMTNSQLQSHLNSHCQIKYHCAKCGKRFPQKNELEEHLLSQHAFLFHYCAKCGMRFLDKISLQTHRNVHLKKLVFCKECGKGFTFKANLLRHQRFHSGKKPHVCTDCGKAFSQKNDLQLHEIQHSEDKPYCCATCGKKFAGEHQLQDHEKVHTGEKPYCCTLCGKAYAKKKHLHQHQEGHTTEKPFECLKCGQRFSLKRGLQSHVKIHSGVKPYHCAECGKSFTRRDVLIRHQMTHTEEKPFCCTECGKRFIRKSQLLTHQRRHSEENQV, from the exons ATGGAGTATCCACTTACCATGCAGGAGGACCCAAAGGCTGGCAGAGGCCCCGTTGTAGGAACCACATTGAAACACATGTATGTAAAGCTGAAAGAGGAGGCCTGTGATTGGGAACTTGGTGAAATCCGACCTGTCATTATCCAGACATGGACAGTTAAAGAGGAGGTGTATGACCCTGAATATAAGTTTATAAAAGAAGAGGCTTTTGAGCAAAGGTGCCTCCCCATCAAAGATGAAATTCTAATTCCGACATCCACGAATCTCCTATGTGACTATAGTTCTAGTAGAATTAAATGTGAAGTCCCTGACCATGTTTGTCTGCCTATTCAAGGGGAGCATTCTGAAGAAGAATTTACCCCAGTTAAAAAGGAGGCATCTGGTGCTGTACCGGTGTGCATCAAAGAGGAAAGCTGTGAATATGAATTGGGCTGCTTTCAAATACAACACCACAAACGTGGGAATATTCTAAAGGAAGAGACTTCTAAGTTGGTATCTAacctgggtgggagtcaagctgCTGATTTGGGGTCAATACAGTTACAGAAGAAAGAATTaatggaagaagaggaagagtttTACAAAAGAGACCAGCGAGTGAATCCTGTCCATCAGCCTTTCATAA CACAGATGACTTGGAAGTATTGTGGGACAGATGTTCCTAAGAATCGTATCAGATTGACAGCCTCACTCAGTCATGATCGTGAACAGGTATTTGCTTCATTTGAACTCTCCCAACATGCCCAGCTGTCCAACTCAAAGAGCATCAACTGCAGTCTGTCTACATCAGAAAATAGCACCAGTCAACCAGCAACCATGAATATTGTCAGTGTAGTCCCCAACAAGAGAAAATATACATGTACGCACTGTGGAAAAAGCGTAGCAGATAGACACTCATTAAGGCAACATCAGGGAATTCACACAGGAGATAAGCCATATTGCTGCACTGTGTGTGGAAAAAAGTTTACATTCAAAACAGCCCTTCGAAGTCATCGGTGGACTCACTCTAAAGAGCGGCCCTACTATTGCGATGAATGTGGAAGGGGTTTCGTCAATCGCAACAGTCTTAATGAACATagaagagttcacactggagagatgCCATATGGTTGTGCTAAATGCGGAAGGAGGTTCATGACAAATTctcagcttcagtcacatctgAATAGCCACTGTCAAATCAAGTACCATTGTGCCAAATGTGGAAAGCGATTCCCACAAAAGAATGAACTTGAAGAACACCTGTTGAGCCAACAtgcctttctttttcattactgtgCTAAATGTGGAATGAGGTTTTTAGATAAAATTTCTCTTCAGACCCACCGAAATGTTCATCTAAAGAAGTTGGTTTTCTGTAAAGAATGTGGGAAAGGATTTACTTTTAAAGCAAATCTTCTCCGGCACCAAAGATTTCATTCAGGGAAGAAACCACATGTCTGTACTGACTGTGGAAAAGCTTTCTCACAAAAAAACGATTTGCAGCTCCACGAAATACAGCATTCAGAAGATAAACCATATTGTTGTGCTACTTGTGGAAAGAAGTTTGCAGGAGAGCATCAGCTTCAGGATCATGAGAAAgttcatactggagaaaagccatactgTTGTACTTTATGTGGAAAGGCATATGCTAAGAAAAAGCACCTTCATCAACACCAGGAGGGTCACACTACTGAGAAGCCATTTGAGTGTCTCAAATGTGGACAGAGGTTTTCACTAAAGCGTGGCCTTCAAAgtcatgtgaaaattcacagtgGAGTGAAGCCATATCATTGTGCCGAATGTGGTAAAAGCTTCACGCGGCGTGATGTGCTTATCCGCCATCAAATGACTCACACAGAAGAAAAGCCATTCTGTTGTACTGAATGTGGAAAGCGGTTTATACGTAAAAGTCAACTTCTGACACACCAAAGACGTCACTCAGAAGAGAATCAAGTGTAA